TTTTTAAAGCCTATCTTCCATTCCTAAATTTCTGCATGGGTATTTCAAATCGGCTCTTATTCCAATAGCCAGCAACATAAACCTATTATTAAAAACCCATAACCGTCTCTGAACAAATAAATTAGGCTGGCCCGTTAAACTACCGGCAAAAATTTCAGTCTTACTGAAACAATTGGGCTGGCGCATATCATCCATCGGTTTAACGTTTACCACCATGAAGAAGAACCTACTGCTTTTGCCTTTGCTGCTGCTTCTTCTGTTGCCGTTTAATTTGGCGAAGGCAAACCCTGAGAAGACCTCCCTAAAACTGCCTTTCAAGAAAGCGGGCCTCACCGAGCGGCAGGCGGCGGCGCATCTGCTCAGCCGTTTTACGTTTGGCGCCAAGCCGGGGCAAATTGACGAAGTGGTGAAAATGGGCCTGGAAAACTGGCTGCAGCAACAATTGCTGGCCAATGCCCCCAATCCAGACCTGGAACAGAAACTGGCTCGGTTTGAGGCCTTGAAGATGAACAACCAGCAGATTGTAGCCACGTTTCCGTTTGGCGGGCAGACCCTACGGATGGCAATAAAAGACGGCGTGCTGGAGAAAAATGATATTGGCAAGGGTGAAGATGACCCCGAAGCCCGGAAAGCCTACCGTGCCAAATTAGAGGTGTACATGCAGCAGAAAGGCTTGAAACCAGCGCGTGTGTTGCAGCAGCAAGTGGTGAACCAGAAGATTCTCAGGGCCGCGTATTCCCAAAACCAGCTGCAGGAAGTGCTTACCAGTTTCTGGTTCAACCATTTCAACGTCTCTTTGTCTAACCGCAACGCGGCACCTTTTATTTTGAGCTATGAACGTGATGTGATTAGGCCTAACGTGCTGGGTTCTTTTGAGCAATTGCTACTGGCCACGGCCAAATCTCCGGCCATGTTGGTGTACTTAGACAATTTTAAAAGCACCGTTCCGCAAGACGCCAAACCCAAACTTCAGCGGAAGATAGAGGACCGCATCGTCCAGAAAATGGTGGACAAAACCAGCGCAGATACCTCAGGGCAAGCCGCGCAATTCATGGAGAAATCCTTACAGGCCAGAAAAGCCCAGGGTCTGAACGAGAATTACGCCCGCGAAATCATGGAACTGCACACCTTGGGCGTAGATGGCGGCTACACCCAGCAAGACGTAACCCAGGCGGCGCGCGTGTTCACCGGCTGGACCGTTAACCCGGCCATCAACGGCAAAAACCAGCCGCCCGCCGTCGCCAAAGCCATGAAAGTAGCCAAGGTCACGCAACTCAAAATGGTGCAAGACGGCGATTTCCTGTTTCTCTACAATCGGCATGACCGCGGCGCCAAACAGGTTCTGGGCACTAATTTTCCGGCCGGCGGCGGCTATGAAGAAGGCGTACAACTGATTAAACTCCTAGCGCAACATCCGGCCACGGCCAAATTCATCTCCACCAAATTGGCCGTCAGGTTTGTGAACGATTCTCCCGCGCCCAGCCTGGTGGAGAAAATGGCCCAGACTTTCCAGAAAACCAACGGCGACATAAAAGCAGTGCTGGCTACCATGGTTTCCTCGCCGGAATTCTGGAGCAAAGAGGCGCTGCGCGAAAAAACGAAATCGCCGTTTGAATTGGCCATCAGTTCTGTGAGAAGTTTGAACGCCGACGTGGTCGCGCCCGCGCAGTTAGCCACCTGGATTACCAAAATGGGCGAGCAACTCTACGCCTACCAAGCCCCCACCGGCTTCCCCGACAAAGGCGCGTACTGGATTAACACGGGCTCGCTGCTCAATAGAATGAACTTCGGGCTGGCGCTGGCTTCCAACAAAATACCGGGCGTAAAACTTGATTTAGAGAAGCTGAACCAAAGCCGTGAGCCCGAAAGCGCGCAGGAAGCTTTGACCACCTACGGCCAATTCCTTTTGCCCGAACGTGACTTGACCCAGACCATCAAACAATTGTCACCCGTGTTGCAGGACCCTGCGCTGCAGGAAAAAGTGAACACTGCCGCCAGCAAAACGCCCTCTCCTTATACTACTTTGAATGTAGAGGAAGAGGAAAACACCACGCTGATGGAGGAAACTACTCCGCCCAAACGCAAAAAAAGCAACCGGAA
This region of Rufibacter sp. LB8 genomic DNA includes:
- a CDS encoding DUF1800 domain-containing protein, which encodes MKKNLLLLPLLLLLLLPFNLAKANPEKTSLKLPFKKAGLTERQAAAHLLSRFTFGAKPGQIDEVVKMGLENWLQQQLLANAPNPDLEQKLARFEALKMNNQQIVATFPFGGQTLRMAIKDGVLEKNDIGKGEDDPEARKAYRAKLEVYMQQKGLKPARVLQQQVVNQKILRAAYSQNQLQEVLTSFWFNHFNVSLSNRNAAPFILSYERDVIRPNVLGSFEQLLLATAKSPAMLVYLDNFKSTVPQDAKPKLQRKIEDRIVQKMVDKTSADTSGQAAQFMEKSLQARKAQGLNENYAREIMELHTLGVDGGYTQQDVTQAARVFTGWTVNPAINGKNQPPAVAKAMKVAKVTQLKMVQDGDFLFLYNRHDRGAKQVLGTNFPAGGGYEEGVQLIKLLAQHPATAKFISTKLAVRFVNDSPAPSLVEKMAQTFQKTNGDIKAVLATMVSSPEFWSKEALREKTKSPFELAISSVRSLNADVVAPAQLATWITKMGEQLYAYQAPTGFPDKGAYWINTGSLLNRMNFGLALASNKIPGVKLDLEKLNQSREPESAQEALTTYGQFLLPERDLTQTIKQLSPVLQDPALQEKVNTAASKTPSPYTTLNVEEEENTTLMEETTPPKRKKSNRKGTQAMAASKPQPELTEKQFMLAQVVGVLIGSPEFQRR